Below is a window of Nitrospirota bacterium DNA.
TAATATTGAGAAAGTCACCAAAGAGTTCTTTGAAAAATACCGCGACCTTTTTCTGCGGACTAAAGAAACTCTGGATGAAGTTGTTTCTGGAGATAAAAAAATCAAGGCAGATTTTGAAGCCAAGGGCGTTAACACCGTTGACTTTGCAAAGAAACTTTTGGGGCAAATCGTATTTCTCTATTTCTTGCAGAAAAAGGGATGGTTTGGAGTCAAAAGGGATACTGAGTGGGGAACCGGCACTAAACATTTCTTGAGGGAACTATTTGAGGGCAGGCACGGCACATACACCAATTTCTTTAACGATATTTTAGAGCCTCTTTTTTACGAGGCGCTTCGCATTGACCGGAGCCATGATGATGGATATTACAGCCGCTTCAACTGCAAAATCCCTTTCTTAAACGGCGGACTCTTTGACCCCATAAACAATTATGACTGGGTGCACACCGATATCATTCTACCGAATGAACTTTTCTCTAATTCTTTCAAGACAAAAGAAGGTGATAAGGGCAATGGTATTTTGGACATCTTTGACCGTTACAATTTTACTGTCAAAGAGGACGAGCCGCTGGAAAAAGAAGTGGCTGTTGACCCTGAGATGTTAGGCAAAGTTTTTGAAAATCTGCTGGAAGTTAAAGACCGAAAATCCAAAGGCACCTACTACACACCGCGCGAAATTGTTCACTATATGTGCCGGCAGAGCCTTATCAGTTATCTGGCGACAGAACTATCTGATTGTCATTCCCCCTCATCTTCTTGTCATTCCTGCAAAGACGGGAATCCAGTCCCTTCCAGAGAAGACATTGAAACCCTCATCAAATACGGCGAGCAGGTGGGCGAGAATGAGGCAACTGTCGTCGCCAAGGGAAGAGAGACGGATACTTATTATCATAAACTGCCGGAAAGAATCCGTCAGAATGCCGTGCTCATTGACGAAAAGCTTGCCAATATCAAAGTCTGCGATCCGGCAATCGGCTCAGGGGCTTTCCCTGTGGGCATGATGAGCGAGATTGTAAAGACAAGGCAGATACTGAGCGCTTATTTATCACCCTCCCCTTCCTCCCCTCCTATCAAGGGAGGGGAAATAGATGGGTCCCCTCTCCCCCGGCGGGAGAGGGCAAGGGAGAGGGGGGCTGAAAGAACTCCCTACAATTTCAAACGCGAGTGCATAGAAAAATCACTCTACGGCGTGGACATCGATCCGGGCGCGGTAGAGATCGCCAAGCTCCGCCTGTGGCTGTCGCTGATGGTAGATGAGGAAGACATCAAGCAGATAAAGCCCTTGCCGAATCTGGATTATAAAATTGTCTGTGGCAATTCGCTGTTGGGTGTGAACCTGATGTTCCATCATCAGGCTTTGCTAAAGTTTGAAGACCTTAAAGGCAAATTCTTTGAAGAGACGAATCCGAAAAAGAAGACCGAATTTAAAAATGAGATTGATAACCTCATACGCGAGATCACAAATGATGACAAGCACTTTGATTTCAAGATTTATTTCAGTGAGATCTTTAACCCCTCTGTGTCCCCTCTTATTAAGGGGGGTGGTTTTGATATTGTCATAGCAAACCCGCCGTATGTGCGGCACGAAGCTATCAAAGATATGAAACCGGAGCTAAAAAAGCAATTTGGCGAGTTCTTCTGCGGTACGGCAGATATATATACCTATTTTTACCATCGGGGGCTGGATGTGCTCAAGTCCGATGGACATCTCTGCTTTATCGCGCCGAATAAGTTCATGCGTGCTGGATACGGCAAAAACACAAGGGCGCTGTTGGCTACCAAAGCAACGCCAAAAATTGTCATAGATTTTTGCGACTTGCCGATATTTGATGCGACTACTTATCCTTCGGTTTTACTCGTAGAAAAGCGAAAGCCGTCTGAACAAGACAAAACTTTCGCTGTAACATTTACAACAGAAGAACAACTTGCTCATATTGATGAAACCATTGGGATAATTGGTTTCGAGATGCCGATATTGGCGCTTAGGCCGGAAGGCTGGAATCTTGAACAACCTGAGGTCATAGCATTGATGGAGAAGCTACGCAAAGCCGGAATGCCGCTGGGCGAATATGTACATGGGAAATTTTATTATGGAATTAAGACTGGATTAAATGAAGCCTTCGTGATTGATTTAGATACGCGAAAGAGGCTGATAAAAGAAGATCCGAAATCAAATGAACTTATCAAGCCGTGGCTGAGAGGACGGGACATTAAAAAGTGGACGGCTGAATGGGCAGGGCTGTATCTTATTAATATCCAAAGCAGTTCTAATCATCACTGGCCCTGGTCAGATGAGAAGGCAGAATCCAAAGCAAAAAAAATCTTCAAGGAAACTTACCCATCAATTCATGACCATCTGACACAGTGGAAAGATAAATTACAGCAGAGAGACGATCAGGGGAAATTCTGGTGGGAGCTGCGGTCATGCGCTTATTATCAGGAATTCGAGCAGCCGAAGATAACCTGGGGTAATCTCGCTACTGAACCAAAGTTTGCTATTGATGAAGAGGCATGTTACGTGAGTGCACCCGCCGTTATAATTCCAACAAATGACGTCTACCTTTTAGCTGTTCTCAATTCACCGCTTTGCAAATGGTGGATCAGCATGCAAGCAGCAGTGCGTTCAGGCGGCTTTCTGGAATATAAACCAATGTATGTCGGAACAGTGCCAGTAGTTAAAACCACCGATAAACAAAAAGTTTCTATAGTCACCCTTGTCAACCAAATCCTCACCGCCAAAAAACAACCCCCTTCATCCCCCTTTTCTAAGGGGGAATTATCTAACGCCGACACCTCTCTGCCTGTGCGTTGCACGCAGACAGGCGCCCTCGAAAAACAAATCGACGAAATGGTCTACGCCCTCTACGGCCTTACGCCGGAAGAGATTGCGATTATTGAAGGACGAAAATGATATCTTTTACAAGGCAACCGCTATGGCCCAATATTTAATATTCCCAATTTTCACGATCCCGTTTTATTTGCATAGTCCGAAACAATTCCAGAATTTACGCAATAAGGAGGCTAAAAAAGTTGCAGCCTCTTTTAAACGCAGTAGTGGTAAGTATTACGGAAAAAATCCAAAAGAACTTGAAAGAATAGTTTTAAGGGCCATAGAAAATAAATATCCATCTCCGATGTATTACAATGATATAGCTGGATTTATAGCTATTAAGATAGAAAATCCTATAGAGTGTTATAGAGTTATAGCAGAAGTTTGGGGAATAAAGAACAGGCGATTTAAATCGAAGAAAATATTCCAGAACGTTTGGACGGAAAGAGAATTTATTGATAAGGAAATGCTTAATGACCCTGTTAAATTTAATCTTGAGTTTTTTGAAGCAGTAAAAAAATTAATTAATAAGATCAAAAAAAATTATTTGTGTCCTAAAAAGTTTTATTTTTCCATGAAAGATTCTTTTCTTAATTTCGACTTCCTTAAATCATGTAATGTCGCTGGGTTTCTTAATAATCTGGGAAAAGACTGGATATATTAGGGTGGATATATTTCAAGAGGAAAAAGGCACGGGCATATTAGCTGCCGGGTGGGATGCGGTATCGCAAAATGCAATGCTTCCAGAATATAATTTTTTCTGCCAACTCCTCAATAATATTGTATAATTACACAGTTAGTATAAAATTAAAAGCTGATAAAGACAGTTGGCGCTATAGAATCTGATTGACAGGGAGTTAACATTATGTTAACATTTAAACGAGGCAATGAAAGCAACAAGCCTTATGCAAAATCTCAAGCAACACAGCTAATCAAATCAATTGCGCGGAATGGCAGTGTAAGACCAACAAAGCATTCTAAACAAAGAATGCAGGAGCGGAATATCACGATGCAGGATGTTCTGTACGCATTCAGAAACGGCAGAGTTATTAATGAGCCTGAACTGGATATAAGAACAAACCGCTGGAAATACAACATCACCGGAAACGGGATAGACGCCAAAAACATAACGGTAACAACTGATATAAATGAAAAGGAGAATTTTATCCTCATTATTACCGTTTTTTAGAAAGGGAGAAAAATGAATTGCCCTGTATGTGGAAAAAAGACAATTAAGAAAAGCGCCCTGCATCATTACACGGAATCCGGCTTGGACAATGTGTTCCTTGAGACGGATGTATATAAATGCAAATGCGGGGAAGTTATCCCGAATATCCCTAATATTTATGGTCTCCATGGACTAATTGCAAAAGACCTGGTCAGAAAAGATTCACCCTTGACAGGCAATGAATTAAAGTTCCTGAGGAAACAGATGAATCTGAAGGCAAATGAATTAGCCCAAATACTCAGTGTTCACAAGGTAACAGTATCAAGGTGGGAAAATGAAGCGGAGAAGATCAGCATTGGCTATGATAAGCTGATACGGTTTTTGTACACGCAAATGCTTCAGGAAAAATGCAATAACATTGTAAA
It encodes the following:
- a CDS encoding DUF4258 domain-containing protein, with the translated sequence MLTFKRGNESNKPYAKSQATQLIKSIARNGSVRPTKHSKQRMQERNITMQDVLYAFRNGRVINEPELDIRTNRWKYNITGNGIDAKNITVTTDINEKENFILIITVF
- a CDS encoding helix-turn-helix domain-containing protein — its product is MNCPVCGKKTIKKSALHHYTESGLDNVFLETDVYKCKCGEVIPNIPNIYGLHGLIAKDLVRKDSPLTGNELKFLRKQMNLKANELAQILSVHKVTVSRWENEAEKISIGYDKLIRFLYTQMLQEKCNNIVKIVADIKEIRSGAKREKIVIPQKEMREAICHL
- a CDS encoding Eco57I restriction-modification methylase domain-containing protein yields the protein MDKQQAQDIVKETFESSFDKGMFTGFIKNLLNSIEDAPFSYKGNLIPDAYEQYISTLERIGKYSAGDHKIDILVVKLKKKTSIERARTMQRNFIAWYLNGSRGGEMKDAALAAFVSPNGEDWRFSLVKMDYRFEEGKNSKVKVKEEFTPARRWSFLVGKNENSHTAQSKLYPIIADDEHKPTLAELEETFNIEKVTKEFFEKYRDLFLRTKETLDEVVSGDKKIKADFEAKGVNTVDFAKKLLGQIVFLYFLQKKGWFGVKRDTEWGTGTKHFLRELFEGRHGTYTNFFNDILEPLFYEALRIDRSHDDGYYSRFNCKIPFLNGGLFDPINNYDWVHTDIILPNELFSNSFKTKEGDKGNGILDIFDRYNFTVKEDEPLEKEVAVDPEMLGKVFENLLEVKDRKSKGTYYTPREIVHYMCRQSLISYLATELSDCHSPSSSCHSCKDGNPVPSREDIETLIKYGEQVGENEATVVAKGRETDTYYHKLPERIRQNAVLIDEKLANIKVCDPAIGSGAFPVGMMSEIVKTRQILSAYLSPSPSSPPIKGGEIDGSPLPRRERARERGAERTPYNFKRECIEKSLYGVDIDPGAVEIAKLRLWLSLMVDEEDIKQIKPLPNLDYKIVCGNSLLGVNLMFHHQALLKFEDLKGKFFEETNPKKKTEFKNEIDNLIREITNDDKHFDFKIYFSEIFNPSVSPLIKGGGFDIVIANPPYVRHEAIKDMKPELKKQFGEFFCGTADIYTYFYHRGLDVLKSDGHLCFIAPNKFMRAGYGKNTRALLATKATPKIVIDFCDLPIFDATTYPSVLLVEKRKPSEQDKTFAVTFTTEEQLAHIDETIGIIGFEMPILALRPEGWNLEQPEVIALMEKLRKAGMPLGEYVHGKFYYGIKTGLNEAFVIDLDTRKRLIKEDPKSNELIKPWLRGRDIKKWTAEWAGLYLINIQSSSNHHWPWSDEKAESKAKKIFKETYPSIHDHLTQWKDKLQQRDDQGKFWWELRSCAYYQEFEQPKITWGNLATEPKFAIDEEACYVSAPAVIIPTNDVYLLAVLNSPLCKWWISMQAAVRSGGFLEYKPMYVGTVPVVKTTDKQKVSIVTLVNQILTAKKQPPSSPFSKGELSNADTSLPVRCTQTGALEKQIDEMVYALYGLTPEEIAIIEGRK